The sequence GTGCTGCGGCTGTGCACGCGCGCCGCGGACGTGCAGCGCGCGCAGCCGTACCTGCTGACCATCCTCAACGAGAACCCGGCGCACCCGGAGGTGCCCGCGTTCCTGTCCGTGCTGCGCGTGGACGGCCCGGTGGCGGCCGCGCCCGTGGCGGTGGTGGAGTCGGTGGGCGAGGACGCCATCCTCGTCGACTCCAGCGACGACGAGATTCTCGTCGCGCCTCCGCCGGACGACGCGCTGCTGCACCCGCCCGGCGACGAGCTGGCGCTGGCCACGCTGCCCTCGGCGGACTCGGACGAGGTCATCGACGACGAAGGTGACTCCGCCGTCGTCAGCGAGGAGGCCCTCGTCGGCGAGGCCGTCTCCGCCGAGCACGACCTGTACGGCTCGCCCGCGCCGGAGGACCTGGCGGCGTCGGCGTCCGACGAGACGCTGGTGTCCGATGACGACGGGCTGGTGCTGACGGACGAGCCCGGCATGGCGCCCGCGGACGACGAGCCCCTCGTCGCTCCGGACGACGACCTGGACGCGACGTCGTCGTACTCGCTGGAGGACGAGTCGCTGGCGGGCGAGGCCACGGCCACGTCCATGGAGGCGCTGTCGCTCGGCGACGAGGACGAGCCGCCGCCCACGATGATTCGTGCGCCCTCGCGCACGCTGCTCCAGGAGGCCGCGCCGGACACCCGGCAGACGCCCACGATGGCGGAGGACGAGGCGTTCGCGGAGGACACGGCGTTCGCCGAGGACCCGTCCTTCACCGGGGACGAGGTGCTCGCGGAGGCCGCTCCGCTGGACGTGGAGGACATGCCCACGCGCGTGGGCATTGCTCCGCTGGACCCGTCCATGCTGGAGGAGGACGAGGCCGAAGTGACGTCGACGGCCCTGGGCGACCCGCTGGACTACGAGGAGCCCACCGCCTCGCACGCCATTCCCACGCTCGCGGACGAGCCCGCCGCGGAGGCGGAGGAAGAGTTCGTCTCCGAGCCGCCGCAGGAGGAGGAGCCCGCGGCGGCCGAGGCCGAGGTCCCGCCCGAGGAGGAGCCCGCGGCGGAGGAGTGCGACGAGGCGTCGTTCTTCCTCGACCAGGGCCTGCTCGAAGAGGCGCGCGAAATCCTCGAGACGGTGATGATTGCCTTCCCGGGCCACGTGCGCGCCGGGGAGCTGATGGCGCGGCTGGAGGACCTGGAGGCCGGCGGAGGCGCGGCGGCCGAGGAGCCCGAGGCCGTCTCCGAGCCGGTGTCCGTGCCGCACGTGCAGCCCGTGTCGGAGCAGGAAGTCACCGGGGAGCGCGACGCGTTCGACCTCGCGGCGGAGCTGGCCGGCGAAATCGACAACCTGGGCGACGACTCCGCTTCCGCGGCGCCGCCTGCGGAGGAGGACTTCCAGTACTCGGTGGAGGAGGTGTTCTCCGAGTTCAAGAAGGGCCTCGCCAAGGTGGTGAAGCCGGAGGACGTGGACACGCACTACGACCTCGGCATCGCCTACAAGGAGATGGGCCTGCTGGACGACGCGCTCCACGAGTTCGACGTGGCCCGCCAGGGCTGTGTGGGGACGAAGCGCGAGCTGGACTGCCTCACCATGATGGGCATGCTCCAGTTGCTGCGCGGCGACGCCGCGGCGGCGGTGGAGGTGTTCCGCGAGGGCCTTTCCAGCGCGCAGGCCACGGCGGAGCAGAGCAAGGCGCTCGGCTTCGAGCTGGCGGCGGCGTACGAGGCCCTGGGCGAGGCGGGCAAGGCGCTGTACCACTACCAGCGCGTGTCCTCGGTGGACGCGAAGTACCGCGACGTGGCGTCGCAGATTTCCCGGCTGGCCGCCTCGGCGGAGCCGGAGGACGACCCGCTGCCCACGCACGCGGGCAATGGAGCGAAGGCGAGCGGCACGGCGGCGCCCGCCGCGGCCGTGGCGCCCACCCCGATGCCGGCGGCTGGCGCGTCCAAGGCGCGCAAGGTCGGCTACCTGTAGTCCCCCCCGAGGTCCGGCGAGCCCATGACGACCTACCTCGACTTCTTCGAGCTGACCCAGGAGCCCTTCTCCAACGCTCCGGTGAGCCGCTTCTATTACAACTCCGCGCAGCACTCGCAGGCGCTCACCCGGCTGATGCACGCGGTGAGCTACATGAAGGGCCTGTCCATCCTCATCGGGGACATCGGCGCGGGGAAGACGACGCTCGCGCGCCGCATGCTCGACTCGCTGCCCGAGTCCGAGTACGAGGCCGCGCTCCTCGTCATCATCCACTCCGGAATCACCGCCAACTGGCTCCTGCGCCGCATCGCGCTCCAGCTCGGCGTGGAGAACCCGGCGCAGGAGAAGCTCGCGCTGCTGTCGCAGCTGTACCAGCGGCTGCTGCAAATCTACGAGTCCGGCAAGAAGGCCGTCGTCCTCATCGACGAGGCGCAGATGCTGGAGACGCGGGAGCTGATGGAGGAGTTCCGCGGGCTGCTCAACCTGGAAGTGCCGGAGCGCAAGCTCATCTCCTTCGTCTTCTTCGGCCTTCCCGAGATTGAGAAGAACCTGAAGCTGGACCCGCCGCTCGCCCAGCGCGTGGCCATGCGCTACAAGCTGGAGCCCTTCACCGCCGAGTCCACGGAGGCGTACGTCAAGCACCGCCTCCGGCTGGCCGGGTGCCCGCGCATGCCCTTCTCGCCAGAGGCGCTGCTCGCGGTGCACGAGCACTCGTCGGGCTCTCCGCGCGTCATCAACACCCTGTGCGACAACGCCCTCTTCGAGGCCTTCCTCGCGCGGCAGGAGACCATCTCCGCGGAGCTGGTGCACCGCATCGGGAAGAACCTGGGCCTGCAGGGCATCAACACGCCCGCCAGTGGAGCAGCCGAGGGAGCAGGCGCTTCCGTGACGGCGCTGCCCCGCACGGCGAACAGCAAGGTGGACCTGGCGGAGATCGACCGCTACCTCGAAGGGCTGGGTAAGCTGTAGGGGCTTTGTCCTCCCCGAGCCGCAACAGCGCGCGCAGAGCGCTCCTGGTGGTGCTCCTCCTGTTGTCGGGGAGCATCCTGCTGTTGCGGATGCAGGCCTCCTGGGACTTCGCCTGCACGCTGGCGCGGCGCAACCTGCCGGGCGTGCTGGGGCTGGACGTGGGCATTGGCCGCTGCGAGCTGGACCCGCTCAACTCGCGCGTCCTCGTGCACGGCTTCTCGCTCTTCCAGCCGGGCACGGACACGCCGCTGGTGGCGGTGGACATGGCGGAGGTGCAGCTCGGCTTCCTGCGGCCCTTCACCGGCCGGCTGACGCTGGCGCTGGTGAAGGCCTCGCGGCCGCGCGTGACGCTCGACTTGTCGCAGCCGTCGGCGCAGCCCGCGAAGAAGTCCGAGGGCTGCTTCCTGGACCCGCTGGAGCGGCTGCGCGTGGCGAAGCTGGACATCACCGGCGCGGAGGTGCGGCTCGCGCTGCCGCAGGGCCGGCGCGTGGAGGTGGGCGAGCTGGACGTGCGCTGGGCGGAGCGCTGGGGCGTCATCGAGCTGGATGTGGAGGCGCGGCGCGGCCTCGTGCGGCTGGGCCCGGACGGACAGGAGCTGGCGCTGGGGCAGCTCGCGGTGGCGGGCGCGGTGGACCCGGACGAGGCGCTGCTGGAGTTGGAGCGCGCGGAGGTGTCGCTCGACGACATCACCACCACCGTGTCCGGCCGGGTGGAGAACCTGTGCGACCCGAACCTCGCGCTGGACGCGCAGGTGTTCCTCCCGCTGCGCACGCTGTCCCAGGCGCGCCTGGTGCCGAAGCGGGCCACGGGCCACCTCTGGTCTCGCGTGTCCATCGCCGGCAAGCCCTCGGCGCCCGCGGTGTCGCTGGAGCTGTCTGGCAGTGGGCTCGGCTATGACCGCTTCGGCCCCACCAACCTCACCGCGCGCCTGTCGTACTCGGGTGACGAGGTGCGGGTGGAGAACCTGGTGGTTCCGGTGGGCGCGGGGAAGGTGATGGCCACGGCGCGGCTGGGCCTCACGCCGAACCTGCCGCTGGAGGTGTCGCTCGCCACGGAGGACGCGTCGCTGGGGCGCATCCTCGACAGGGCGGGCGTGAAGGGCTCGTGGGTGGACTTCCCGGCCACGCTGGACGCGCAGCTCAACGGCAACCTGCTGCCGCGCTTCTCGCTGGCGGGCCCGTTGGATTTGCGCACCGGCCCCTTCGTGCTGGCCACGCACGCGTATGACGCGCCGGAGGACTCGGGGCTCACCATCCTCGAGTTCGACAAGGGGCGCGCGCAGGCGCAGGTGCGGATTGCGGCGGACCGCGTGGCCTTCAACCACATCACCGCGGAGTCGGGCCGCTCGCGCGTGCACGGGGACGTGGCGCTGCTCCTCGGCGACAAGCTGGGGTTGGACATCCACGGCCAGGGCGACCTGGAGCTCTCCGACTTCGGCCACATCGCCGGCCTCCAGTGGGCGGGGCGGGGGAGCGCGACGTATTCGATTACCGGCCCCGCGTCCGAGGTGAAGGTGGAGGCGGGCCTGTCCCTGCGCGACTTCGTCTTCTGGAACCTCTCGCTGGGCGTGCTGCAGGGGAAGCTGGCGTATTCCGACGGCGTGCTGTCCTTCCCCGCCTTCACCGGCCAGAAGGGGCGCACGCAGTACTACGGCAAGGCGGGCGTGTCCTTCGGGCGGCTCCTGGGCCTGAGCCTGGAGGTGAATGTCCCGCAGGGTCGCACCGAGGACCTGGTGGACGTGGTGGCGGGGCTGAGCCCGTCGCTCGCGGTGATGAAGGGCACGCTGGGTGGCACCGCCACCGGGCGCGTGGAGGTGGACAGCCCGGTGGAGAAGCTGGAGGGGCTGGTGGCCTTCAAGGCGACGGACACCACGTACCTCGGCCGCCGCATGGGCGACGGTGAGATGCGCCTGCGCTTCGTGGACGGCAAGGCGATGGTGCTCGAGCGCACCGTGCTGAAGGGGCCGCTGGGGCGCACGTGGGCGGAGGGCACCTTCACCTTCGCGGGCGGCCTGGACTACCGCTTCGGCGGTGACGGCCTGTCGCTGGGGGAGACGGTGGGGCCGGAGGTGGCCGAGCGCATGGGCATCACCGGCACCATGGTGATGGACGGCACCGTGTCCGGTACCGCCGAGGTGCCGGTGGTGGACGCCACGCTGCGTGCGCCGCGCATCACCTTCGCCGGCCGCAACCTGGGCGCCATGGACCTCACCGGGCGCCTGGTGGGCAAGGACTTCGAGGCGTGGGGCCACCCCTTCCAGGACGCCATTGGACGGCTGGGCTTCAAGGTGCAGGACAACTGGCCCTACACCGCGCAGGGCTCGTTCTCGCTGCCGGAAATCCGCCCGCTGCTGCCGTCGGACCCGCTGTGGGCCGGCGTGTCCGGCTCGGCGTCCGGCACGCTGAACGCGAAGGGGCAGTTGCTGGAGCCCGCCGGCTCGCAGGTGAATGCCACGGTGGACAAGCTGGTGCTCTCGCGTGACGACGTGCACGGGGAGAACGTGGGCCCCATCGTCCTCGCCTACGCGGCAAGCCGCCTGGACGTGCAGCCCTTCCGCTTCCTGGGCCCGTACGTGGACCTGACGCTGGGCGGGTGGATGGGGCCTCGCGGCATGGACGTCACGCTGCGCGGCGGCTGGGACGTGCGCATGCTGGAGTCGCTGCTGCCCGCCAGCGTGGAGCGCGCCACCGGGCGCATCACCGTGGATGCGGAGGCCACCGGCACGCCGGAGTCCCCGTCCGTGGTGGGCACCGCGGAGCTGTTGGACCTGCGGCTCGCGCTGCGCGACTGGCCCGTCAACGTGCGCGGCATGTCCGGGCGCATGGAGATGACGGGCCAGCGCGTGCTGCTGGAGCACCTGCAGGGCCAGCTCAACGAGGGCCGCGTGTCCGCGCGCGGCGACGTGCGGCTGGAGCGCTTCCTGCCCACGCGGCTGGGCCTCACGGTGCAGCTCGACGAGGTTCCCTACCGGCTCACGGAGGACCTGCCAGCGACGTTCTCCGGCCTGCTCCAGGTGAGCGGCCCGCCCCATGGCTTCACCGTCACGGGCGGGCTGGACATCGTGAAGATGCGCTACCAGAAGGCGCTGGACGTGGAGTCGCTGCTCAAGTCGCTCCAGAAGCGCACGTACACGCCCAGCGGCCCGGTGACGTCGTCCACGGGTGAGGCTCCCAAGCCGCTCGTCATCTGGGACGTCAACGTGCACTTCGGCGACGTGCGCGTGGACAACAACCTGGCCAAGGCGCGTTTCCTGGGCGACGTGCGGCTGACGGGCACCGACTTGCGGCCCGGCCTGCTGGGGCGCGTGGAGCTGGCGGAGGGCAGCCAGGCGTTCTTCCGCAACAATCCCTTCACCATCAACCAGGGGCAGGTGGAGTTCCAGGACGCCACCGGCATCGACCCCGTCTTCGAAGTCCAGGCCCAGACGCAGGTGCGCGAGTACACGGTGAAGCTGCACGCCTTCGGCAAGCCGGCGGACCCGCAGATTCTCCTCTCGTCCGAGCCGGCGCTGGTGGAGGGCGACATCGTCTCACTGCTCACCCTGGGCTTCACCTCGTCCGACAAGGACACGGCGGCCTCGGCGAGCGCCGGCCTGGCGGCCGAGGCCCTCTTCAACGTCTCGGGACTGGACCGGCAGCTCCAGCGTTTCCTCCCCAGCAACCCGGTGTTGCGGGATTTGTCCCTGCAAATCTCCACCACCTACAACGACGCCACCCGTCAGGCGGAGCCGACCGCACAACTGGAGTCGAAGTTCCTCAGCGAGCAGCTTAAAATCGGCATGACTCAACCGGTGAGCGGGCGCGGAACGCGGGCGCGCGCCGAGTACCGCTTCGACGACCGACTCTCCGCTCAGGCCCAGTGGGACAACGAGAACAACGAAGCCTCGTTTGGAAACCTCGGGCTCGAGCTGAAGCTGAGCTGGGAGGTCGAGTAGCCCGCGCCGTCATGGCGTGGGTGCTGCTGCTGTGCGTCCTCGTGTCGGGCGCGGCGGCGGCGCAGGACGAGTCCTGGCCGGAGGTGGTGGCCGTGGAGCTGCACCTGCCGGGCGGCGCGGACGCGGAAGGCCTCGCCGGGCTGGTGGCGGTGCGCAAGGGCCAGACGCTGGCGCCGGGCGCGGTGCGGCACTCGCTGGAGCGCCTGTGGGCGACAGGGCGCTTCACCGACGTGGTGGCGCGCACCGTGGACGTGCCGGGCGGTGTGCGGCTGGTGTTCCAGCTCACGCCGGTGGCGCGGCTGGCGCGGCTGCGCTTCGCGGGCAACGCGGTGCTGTCCGAGTCGCAGCTCATCGAAGCCAGCGGCCTGCTCGAGGGTGGCCCGCTGGACGGCGAGGAGCTGGAGGGCGCGGTGTCCGCCATCCTCCAGGCGTACCAGCGCAAGGGCTACGACTCGGCGAAGGTGACGGTGCGGCAGGAGCCGGTGACGAACGGGCTCGACGTGCTGCTCACGGTGGAGGAGGGCGTGCCCACGCGGGTGCGGATGGTGACCTTCACCGGCAGCCCCGGCTTCCCGCTGGCCCGGCTGCTGGAGGTGCTGGCGATGCGGCCGGGCGAGGTGTTCGACCGGGCGCGCCTGGACGAGGGGCTGGAGCGGCTGCGCACGCTGCTGCGCGAGGCGGGCCACTGGCGCGCGCAGGTGGGGACGCCCTCGGTGCTGGTGGAGGGCAGCGCGGCCACGGTGGCGGTGCCGCTGTCGGCGGGGCCCCGGTACCTGGTGCGCTTCCATGGCAACCGCCGCTTCCCGGCGACGCTGCTGGAGCGTGTGCTGGCGCACGACGTGGCGGAGTCGCTGGATGACGTGGTGGTGGGCCGGCTGGCGCGGCGGGTGGAGGCCTTCTACCGCCACCGTGGCTTCCACGACGTGCACGTGCGCCCGCGCGAGGTGCTGCGGCAGGACGGTGAGCTGGCGGCGCTGGCCTTCGACGTGGAGGAGGGGCTCCCGCTTCGAGTGACGGAGGTTCGCTTCCACGGCAACAAGGGCATGCCGTCCGAGCAACTGCGCGCGCTGCTCACGGAGCGCGTGCGCGCGGGCGAGCCTCGCCCCGAACTGGACTTGCGCCTGCTGGATGACCCGCTCAATGCGGAGGGGCGCCTGGGGCCGGAGCAGGGGGAGTTGGAGCCTCCTCCGGACCCGTCCACCGTGTACGTGGAGGACGCGTGGCTGGACGCCGTGGACGCGATGAACGAGCTGTACCGCGAGGAGGGCTTCCTCTCCTCGGCGGTGACGTTCCGCGGGCTGACGGTGGACGTGGTGGGCCACACGGCGGTGGCGGACTTCGACGTGGAGGAGGGCCCGCGGGCGTTCATCACGAAGGTGCGCTTCGAGGGCATGCCGGCGAACGTGCCCGCGGAAGTCACGAGCTTGAAGCCGGCCCGGGGGCAATTGCTCCAGGGGCAGCTGAGCAAGGGACAGCCCCTGAGCTTCGAGCGGGTGGAGGCCGCGCGGCAGGAGCTGGAGCGCGCGCTGGCGAAGTCCGGCTACATCTTCGGCAAGGTCACCAACACGACGAGCGTGGGCGAGGACGAGCAGGCGGTGACGGTGGTGTTCCACGCGGACCCGGGCCCCCAGGTACGCGTGGGGAAGATTCTGGTGCAGGGGCTCACGCGCACGGACCCGGACCTGGTGCTGGCGAACCTGGACGTGGAGGAGGGCAAGCCCGTCGCGCTGGAGCAACTCACGGAAGGGCAGCGGCGCCTGGCTCGGCTGGGCGTGTTCCGGCAGGTGGACGTGTCGCTGGCGGACCCCACGCGGCGCGAGGAAACGAAGGACGTGCTGGTGACGGTGCAGGAGCGGCCCCGGTTGGATGGCGAGGTCTCCGGCGGCTACTTCCTCGTGGACGGTCCGCGAATCACCTTGGACACGGCGTACCGCAACCTGGATGGCCAGGGCCTGAGCCTGCTGGCGCGCGGCAAGGTGAACTACGCGGGCTGGAGTGCGGAGGCGCTGTCCGCGGACCGGCGCATCGCCTGTTCACAGCCGGGCGTGGACGGGCGCCCGGCTCCGGGCTGCGACGCGGAGTTGCAGGGGCTGAGTGGACTGGGTGGGCGCGGCAACCTGGCGCTGGCGCAGCCTCGTCTGTTCTTCCTGCTGCCGCTGGAGGTGGGCGCGCGGTTGGACCTGATTGGCGAGCGCGTGCACCGGCCGTCGTATGTGTCCACGCGGTTCGCCGCTGCGGCGGCGCTGGACTGGGCGGCGGCGTCGTGGCTGAACGTGTCGCTGTCGTACGAAGTGGAGAACAACCGGCTGCGCTCGCGCGCGGGCGTGCTGGAGTTGCTCAACCGCGCGGACCAGGAGCGGCTGCGCTACCCGTTCGGCGACTTCACGCTGCACTCGCTGCGGCCGTCGGCCACGCTGGACTTCCGGGACGACCCGGCGAATCCGCGCAAGGGCGTGGTGTTCATCTCCAGCGCGGAGTTCACCCGGGGCCTGAGCGTGAGGCCCACGGACGTGGCGGGCAACCGCGTGGACGGGTACCCGATTGACGGCGTGAAGCTGTCGGGGAACCTGAGCGGCTACATCCCGCTGGGGCGGCGCGCGAGCATGGCGCTGTCGGCGCGCGCGGGCACCATCATCCCGCTGGAGAAGGACGCGCAGGCCATCGGCTCGAAGCTGTTCTACCTGGGCGGCTCGTCCAGCCTGCGTGGCTTCCGCGAGGACGGCGTGTTGCCCGAGGACGTGCGCGGTGCATTGCACCAGCGGCTGCAGGACTGCCGGGCGTTGATTACGCCGGCGGGGTGCTCGGCGGAGTTGAAGGCGGTTCTGGCGGGACAGGTGCCGGCGAGCCAGGGCGGTGAGCTCTTCACGCTGGGCAAGGCGGAGTTGCGGCTGCCGGCGTTGTCGGCGTTGGACCTGGGCCTGTTTTTCGAGGCGGGCAACCTGTGGCTGGACAGGACGGCGTTCGACGTGGGGCGGCTGCGGTACGCGGCGGGCGCGGGCCTGCGGTACGTGACGCCGGTGGGCCCGCTGGCCTTCGACGTGGGCTTCAACCTGGACCCGGACGAGACGGTGAACGAGGCGACCACGCAGTTCCACTTCAGCATCGGCACGTTCTGAAGGAGGCGACGGGTGCGCATGCGCGGGCCGGGGTGGATGGCGGCGTGGGTGGTGCTGGGGCTCGTCTCCGGCTGCCGGCACGCGCAGGCCGATGTGTCGAAGGCGGAGCGTCCGAAGTGGATGCCGCCCGAGGGTGACTGTCCGCGCGGAGCGCTGCTGCAGATGGAACGTCTGGGATTGAAGCCGGGAGACAAGGTGCCGGTCATCGTGGACGCCATCCAGGACCACCCGGGGCCGGCCCGGTACAACTATAGCTTTGTGATTGCGCTGCCCCGTGAAGACGGTGAGAAGCAATTGCCAGGGGCACGTATCGGCGGGCGTTTGTATGTGACGAAGCACCGGGTGTTCGGCCGGTATGACCGCATCTTCCTGCAGGAGAGCGGAGGTGTGTCCGTGCCCTTCTGCGGAATCCTGCTCGACGCGCGCTGGGACAAGGACGGCGAGGGTCTGATTGCCTATCCGAGCCCGATGAAGGGCTTCTCCGTGGTGCAGGACAACACTGGCGTCATCCAGGTGGTGGACAAGTACCCGTGAGCCTTTGAGAGGTTCATCCCGGCTTCATGCCGGTGCGGACCATGGCCTGGTCGATGTCTTTCATGCACTCACGTTTGAATCGCCCGCGCTTCAAACACCGGACCCTTCTGGCTGTGTCCGCGATGAATGGCCTGACCAGGGGAGAGTCCTCCTTACCCAATTGAATCCATCTGCCGAGCATGGCGGCGGTCGTTACTCGGGCTTCGATTGAAGAGAATCCAAGCCGCGTCAGTCGCTTGAACTCCAGGACGAGAATCGTCGCAGGTTCTGCGGGCATACATGCTCTGTATAGGATTCTTTCCGCGACCCGTCTGGCCATCTCGCGCCGCACGAAAGCAGTCGTTGCTCTGGGCAGCATCCTTCGGAGAAAGCGCAGCATCTCCACGCGAAACACGGCGTAGGGCTCATTGTACAGAGATATCTCGGTACGGCCGATAGACTCGCCAAACTCCTGCTCAAGCTTCTGCTGAGGAGTCATTCGACTGCGGGGCATTTTCGTCCTCCGAGTGTTCTGGTGGGCCAGTAGCTGCGCTTCATGCAAAGGTCGAAGCACTGCTGACAGACGGTGCCTCCCCAGTCACCTGAGTTGCGGCGGTTCGCCACCTTCGCTTGCTCCATGCATTTTGTGTACAGCTCCTTGCAGCGATCGTCAGGCTTTCCGTCGCCCTCTTCTCCAAGACCTTCGGTGGCCTGGGGCGGAACGACCGGGCCCGGATTCGGAGGTTCGGGTGCCTTGGGCTTGGGCGTTCTGGGCGTCTTTCCCAATTGCTCACAAGCCGCCTCCGATCCGTTCTTGCACGAGCAATCGATGGTGCTCGCACAACCTGGTCCAGGTCCCGGACCGACGGACTGACGCAAGGGCCGCGGGCCACCAGCAGCACAGCCCGCGAGCCACAAACACCCGAGTGCCATCCACAGGCCTGCGCGCATGCGCATGAACGTAGCAGGAGGCGCCACCAAGAAGCAGGCAGGCTCGGCACGTACACAGTCGGTGCTTTCAGTGCCGGCGCATGACGCCAGGAGGGCCGAAGCGTGTCGCTCCTCCCTGCGCTACAGTCCCCGTCGTGTTCTACGCGTGCGTACGTGCGGTGGTGGCCCTGTTCCTACGGCTCTTCTACCGGGTGAAGGTGAATGCCCCGGCGAAGGAGCCGGAAGGGCCCGTGCTCTTCGTGGGCAACCATCCCAACGGGCTCATCGACCCCGCGCTGGTGTTCATCCTCACGCGCCGCCAGGTGACGTTCCTCGCCAAGGCGCCGCTGTTCAAGATGCCCGTCATCGGCTGGCTGCTGCGTGGGCTCGATGCGCTGCCCGTGTATCGCAAGCAGGATGACCCCACGAAGATGGCGGGCAACGAGGGCACGCTCGATGCCGCCAAGGGCGCGCTCGTGAAGGGCCGCGCCATCACCATCTTCCCCGAGGGCAAGAGCCACTCCGAGCCCGGGCTCGCCGAGCTGAAGACCGGCGCCGCGCGCATCGCCCTCAACGCCGCGAAGGAAGGCGCTCCCGTTCGCATCGTCCCCGTGGGCCTCACCTACGCGGAGAAGAACGTCTTCCGCAGTGAAGTGCTCATCGACGTGGGCCCCGCTATCGAAGTGCAGACCTTCCTTCCGAAGGACGTCGCCTCCGAACCCGAGGCCGTGCGCGCCCTCACCGAGCGCATCGCCGAAGGACTGCGCGCCGTCACGCTCAACCTGGAGCAGTGGGCGGACCTGCCGCTGGTACAGCTCGCCGAGCAGCTCTATGCCTTCAGGCAGGGTGGGGCGCTGGACGCGGAGCGACTGCGGCTCTGGGCTCGTGGCGTGCAGCTCTTCCGCGCGCAGGAGCCCGAGCGCTTCGAGGACATCCGCGCCCACCTCGCATCCTTCAAGCACCGCATGGAGTTGGTGCAGGCCGCCGGCCCCGAGGACCTGGCGCTGGTGTACCGGCCCGGCAACGTGGTGCCCTTCGTCGTGAAGAACCTGCTCGCCCTGTTGCTGGGGCTGCCGCTGTGTGCGTTGGGCCTGATGTTGTTCTGGCTGCCGTACCAGCTGCCTCGCGCGGCGAGCCGCAAGGTGGAGCTGGACGTGCAGGCCACGGTGAAGTTCCTCACCGCCTTCGTGGTGGCGCTGGTGTGGTGGGGCGCGCTGACGGTGGCCGCGGGCTGGTGGGCCGGTGTGCCCTGGGGCGTGGCCACGTTCCTCGCGGTGCCTCCGCTGGCCCTCTTCACGCTCTACTTCGGAGAGCGGTGGGAGGCCTTGAAGCGCGACATCACCGTGTTCTTCACCCTGGGCAACCGCGCGCGCCTCAAGGCGCTGCTGCTGGCCGACGGCGAGCGTCTGGCCTCCGAGGTAGAGCGTCTGGCCGGTGAGTACCGTCCGAAGCTGGATGGCACTCCGCTGCCCGGCACTGCTCCCGTGACGCCCTGAGCAGGCGCTTCAGCGCGTGCGGGGCACGGCCTCGCGGAACATTCTCGCGCCCAGCAGCAGGGTGAGGCCTCCCAGCAGCACGGGAATGGCATTCAGCTCAATCGCCGTGCGCAGGTTCGCCGCGTCCGCGATGCTTCCGATGAGCGTGGGAGAGATGGCATCCCCGAGCATGTGGATGAACAGCACATTCAGTCCCATGGCGAACGCGCGGAACGCCGTGGGCACGCAGTTGACGATGGCCGCGTTGATGGGGCCGCTGTTCAGGAAGATGAGGAACTGCGCCACCGCAATCGCCGCGAAGGTGGGCCACGTTCCCTTCAGATTCACCGCCAGATACATGCACGGCGCCGCCAGCAGCAGCCCGATGCCAGACATCCACAGCCCGCCACCCTCGCGCTTGCGGTCCAGCCTGTCTCCGAGCCACCCGCCTGCCAGCGTCCCCGTCAGGCCCGCGACGGCCGTAATCGCGCCGAACACGAAGCCCACCTTGCCCGGGCTCTCCAGCCAGAGTTGCCGCTCGCGCACCAGGTACGTGGGCATCCAGAAGCCCAGCCCACCGATGGAGAACGTCATCAGCGTGTAGCCCGCCGTCGTCGCCCAGAAGGCCGCGTTCTTCCCCAGTCCCTTCAGTCCCACGAGGAAGGGCAGCTTCACCGCTGCGTCCGGCCCATCCATGG comes from Pyxidicoccus parkwaysis and encodes:
- the sgmX gene encoding type IV pili formation protein SgmX, translating into MDKNKIIEAAAKLVAKGAYDKAIKEYQKVLEVDPKDIRVLQKMGELYQKKNDNAQAAHFFTKVAESYSSDGFFLKAVALYKQVLKLNPNLLEVNLKLAELHQQLGLMSEAMAYFQIVANHYDKAGDTKSSLDTLKKMVDLDPENVASKIKLAELYAREGMTREAAQEFKRAAEYLKRNARADDWLRVAERLSTLEPDNLPLAKELAVSYLQRGDQKRALAKLQVCFKADGRDVETLTLLAQAFQGLGQTSKTVSVYKELAKIHQERGRLTEAEAVWTQIDVLDPQDPDLLARRAPAPAPEEHHQPVAAAPQPAPTPRAAAPQPTAPAQPAPAPAPVAPPSPAGMNREQLAKLLTETDVYVKYGLHDKALEHLRKVFTVDPENLDAHEKAYQIYVASGNAAQASEQLLNVLRLCTRAADVQRAQPYLLTILNENPAHPEVPAFLSVLRVDGPVAAAPVAVVESVGEDAILVDSSDDEILVAPPPDDALLHPPGDELALATLPSADSDEVIDDEGDSAVVSEEALVGEAVSAEHDLYGSPAPEDLAASASDETLVSDDDGLVLTDEPGMAPADDEPLVAPDDDLDATSSYSLEDESLAGEATATSMEALSLGDEDEPPPTMIRAPSRTLLQEAAPDTRQTPTMAEDEAFAEDTAFAEDPSFTGDEVLAEAAPLDVEDMPTRVGIAPLDPSMLEEDEAEVTSTALGDPLDYEEPTASHAIPTLADEPAAEAEEEFVSEPPQEEEPAAAEAEVPPEEEPAAEECDEASFFLDQGLLEEAREILETVMIAFPGHVRAGELMARLEDLEAGGGAAAEEPEAVSEPVSVPHVQPVSEQEVTGERDAFDLAAELAGEIDNLGDDSASAAPPAEEDFQYSVEEVFSEFKKGLAKVVKPEDVDTHYDLGIAYKEMGLLDDALHEFDVARQGCVGTKRELDCLTMMGMLQLLRGDAAAAVEVFREGLSSAQATAEQSKALGFELAAAYEALGEAGKALYHYQRVSSVDAKYRDVASQISRLAASAEPEDDPLPTHAGNGAKASGTAAPAAAVAPTPMPAAGASKARKVGYL
- a CDS encoding ExeA family protein, which translates into the protein MTTYLDFFELTQEPFSNAPVSRFYYNSAQHSQALTRLMHAVSYMKGLSILIGDIGAGKTTLARRMLDSLPESEYEAALLVIIHSGITANWLLRRIALQLGVENPAQEKLALLSQLYQRLLQIYESGKKAVVLIDEAQMLETRELMEEFRGLLNLEVPERKLISFVFFGLPEIEKNLKLDPPLAQRVAMRYKLEPFTAESTEAYVKHRLRLAGCPRMPFSPEALLAVHEHSSGSPRVINTLCDNALFEAFLARQETISAELVHRIGKNLGLQGINTPASGAAEGAGASVTALPRTANSKVDLAEIDRYLEGLGKL